TATGTGTCGGGGTGTGACCGGTGTGAGGGAGCCGGCCTGCGTGTGTGTGGGCGTGACCAATGTGGCGGAGGTGGGCTGGGCACTGGCTGACCAGGAGTGTGAGGGGGCGTAGGTACGCAGCGCAGAGAGGAATGTGTGGGCGTGGTCAGTTTGGAGGCGGGGCCTGAGTGTGTGGGCCATCTGGGTGTGCGAAATGGGCAGGATCTGGGTGTTTGGGCGTGGTCAGTGTGACAGGCTGAGGCCACTCTGAGCCTGTGTGAGTGTGGCCAGCGTGGCAGGGGTGGGACCAGGCGGCTGTGAGGGTCTGTGCGTGGCTTAGCTGGGGTTAGTGTCTGGCCGCCCTCCCCGCCCCTGGGCATGTTTTGGGCCTTGAGATGTAGGTCACCTGTGCCTTGACTAGATGGATACAAGTGTAATGATGGAGCCCGCCTTCCTCCAGATGCCAGGATACTTGAGTTTCCTAGTACCAGCCTGGTCCCCAGTTGAGTGACCTTGCTTTGTCTgtaggcttcagtttcctcatttgggcTTTGCCCACCTCACAGGATTATACATACTGCATCTTTGCAAGCTATAAAGGCCCGGTTTGTACTCATTATTTGAGAAGGTCGTTGTGTTTGATTCTGCTGGGTCCCACAATGGGGGTCGATTCGGAAAAAGGGCAGAGGGATGTGCGCGGGGTCCGATTTGTGTCTGTGCTCATTCGTTACGTGTGCCTCTGTGCGCGTGGGGGGCTGGTGTGTGTGCACTGTAACACGCAGGTCTGTGAGATTTGCTGTGAGTGTGAGGGGCGAGGTGTGTGCAGCTGGCCGGGTCCTCCGCTTTCTCGGTGACAGTTCGCTCCCTTCAGCATTAGCCGCCCCAGCCTCCCTCCGCCCCCACAGACCCCGCCCGCTGGACCCAGGTGACTTACTCtcctggtgggggcgggggcgggggactTCGGGAGCCTGGGGGGGGCACCTGCCTGGGGACTGGATGTTGGGAACAGGGGCGGGGCTGATATGGGGCCAGGGGTGGTGGCCTTCTCTAAGGCACACTAGGGGTGTGGCAGGAGTGGGGTGTGGAGGGGGCTTGGCTGGAGCTGGGCGGGGCATGGCTCGGGCATGGCTGGGATAGGCGGGGCTTGGCTGGAGGGAAGGATCTGGGCGGGGCAAGGGTGAGACTGGGCGGATCTGAGTTGGTAAGGGAGGCCCAGAGCTCGAACCCTCAGAAGCCCCCTCTCCAACCCAATTTTCCTACTCCTGGCCTTCTGGGACGAAGACGTGGCTGGGGGCCTTCccctccaaccagggatcaaggGCCCAGGGGCCAGCGCTGACTCAGACCCCCGGGCTCTGGGGCCAGGCCTGGCCTTGGGCTGGGCCCGCTGATATACCTCGAAGCCGACCAGCATCTTCTTTCCTTGCCTCGATGTCCTTGGCTCTGGGTCCGGGGAACTGGCAGGCTGGTCTCCGGCGTCGGATATGGGGGGATGGATGGTTCAGTGATTCTGAAGAGGGGTCGTGGGGGACAGGCCTGAGGCGCGGCTGTCCCCCCCAACCGCCCCCACCCCGCAGACAGCGTGGAGGATGAGTTTGAACTGTCCACCGTGTGTCACCGGCCTGAGGGTCTGGAGCAGCTGCAGGAGCAAACCAAGTTCACGCGCAAGGAGCTGCAGGTCCTGTACCGGGGTTTCAAAAACGTGAGTGCAAAGCTGAACCAaactggggaggggcagggcctatCCAGGACTTTCTGAAAGGTTGGCCTGGAGGCTTTGAGGAgtgacaggggaggggaggagaagggacagCTCCCCTTCCACCACAGACCGAACTTCTAGATAGGGGTTCCTGCTGGTTTGAGAAGGGGCGGAGCCTGTAGATTGGTCTGTCAgttctgtgtttttttatttgtgcGCTTGGGAGAAGTCTTTCCTCCAGGAGAAGAGCTACATGGTGAGCCCCCTGGAGACACGaagatttcccttctctctgggagTCTCTGGACAGGGAGGGTTGGGTGGGAAcgtggtggggggggcggtgagtGGAAGGGGGTTTTATCTCTTCCTTCAGTCTGGTTTCCTTCCCTACGCTACCCCCAGGAATGTCCTAGCGGAATTGTCAATGAGGAGAACTTCAAGCAGATTTACTCCCAGTTCTTTCCTCAAGGAGGTGAGGGGACAAGTCCTGAGAGGAAGCAGCTGTCCATCTCTAGGCTGACTTGGGGAGAGGGCTGGAAATGCCAAGTGAATGGGGTTTGAGGAGCCCCATAGAGGTAGGGAGGTAGGAAGTCCTCTCCTGTCTGGAAACCAAGCTTACTCATCCACACTTATCCTGCAGACTCCAGCACATATGCCACTTTTCTCTTCAATGCCTTTGACACCAACCATGATGGCTCAGTCAGTTTTGAGGTGAGCTGGAGACTGTGGGCCAGGGAAGCATGTTTCCTGGGGCTTCAGGGCCAGGCCAAACCCAGAGACAGGGTTGGGTGAAAGGTATCAGAAGACCCATTTTCCCCTACCTCCTTCCTAGGACTTTGTGGCTGGTTTGTCAGTGATTCTTCGGGGAACCACAGATGACAGGCTGAACTGGGCCTTCAACCTGTATGACCTCAACAAGGATGGCTGCATCACCAAGGAGGTACAAGGCAACTGAACAGCTGGAGGGGTTGTATGTGTGTGGGGAGGTGTAAAGGGCCCATAGGAGTGAAATGTGACCCACATATACATCACCAGCAAGGGGTGGGGTCTGCCCTAGGCTCTAGGCCTTCTAGTTTGGAggctggaggctctgaggagggATCCTCTTCTCTCTCGGCCTAACAGGAAATGCTTGATATCATGAAGTCCATCTATGACATGATGGGCAAGTATACGCATCCTGCACTCCGGGAGGAGGCCCCAAGGGAACACGTGGAGAGCTTCTTCCAGGTGCCTGGGACTGGGTAGGCTGGGTTTTAGAGTGAAGGGAAGGAGGTGAGGTCCCAGAAGGGAACTTACCCGAgttctgcctgcctctctcctgtCATCCCTCCTGTTTTCCCTACCTGACTACCTTTTTGCAGAAGATGGACAGGAACAAAGATGGCGTGGTGACTATTGAGGAATTCATTGAATCTTGTCAAAAGGTACAGGGCCCTGCCCTCTACATTTCCCTGGTCTGGACTCAGGGCCTGATTCAATGATGTAAGAGAAGGCTCCTTTGGGCAGAGTACTATTTCCCTAACTCACCGCCACCTCTAAATCTTTTTCCTTCATAACTTGGGGAGGCctgtcccttccccacctctctggGTGTCTCCTTCCTcactgcctctctctgtctctgaacGTCCCCATTTCTGAGTCAATGtctttctccctgtctctgataagctctttttctttttctccaatctGCCTCTCTCCCACCATGGCTACAGGACGAGAACATCATGAGGTCCATGCAGCTCTTTGACAATGTCATCTAGCTCCCCAGGAGAGGGGGTCAGTTGTCCTGGGGGGACCATGCTGTAGCCCTAGTCCAGGTGGACCTCAcccttctcttcccagctctgtcctcatCCTAGCTCTACCCTGGGGGCTATAGGAATCCAAGAGCCTGGGGATTTAGTGGTCCAGATTGCTGGAGCTGAGGGGGCTATAGAGTGGGCAGAGTGTATCTGTGGGGTGTTCCCAACTCCCAACAGTTCCCCCTTCCTGCCTGAAACTTAGTGGTGAGGGTGCCCCTGCTATAGGAATTGAGTGGTCCTCCCCGGTCCACCCCCACTTGAGAAACCACAACGCTAGACAAAATGTCTCCTGCTATGGTGCTTCCCCCATCCCTGATCTCATAACCATTTCCCCTAAGACTCCCTTATCAGAAAGGCTGTTCTGTCCTTGGCACTGACTGGCCTTTCAGACCAGGGCCTTTGAGAGCCCTGTAGGAGGTGGACAAGAATGTAGAGGGAGTAATCTTGGGCCTGAGCCAGTGCTTGGGTCCTAGGAGGTAGCTGGGGGTAGAGAACAGAAGGGCCTGGGGATTATCAGTGAGAGCATGCCAGGCTATAGCTTTGAGCTCTACAGGTCTGCCATTCCAAGCTGTCAGAATATGAATTTCCAGGCTCTTCAGAAGACCTTGTTTCCTTGGAAATACCCCAGAAAATTTCCAAGTATCCCAGGAGAGTCTGGGATCCTGGTGTTTGGCTCATCCCTGGaattccctcctctcctcccttcctgtttGTGtagtggtggtggcagcaggggGAAGATAGGTGGGAGCTGTCTTGGCTGATACCTGCCGAAGTTTCAGCCTACCCTCTCTGATGGCTACAACTTAAGTTTTCATTTGCCATTTCCTCTAGACTTGGAGGCACAGAGTAAGTCAGGGACCACACAGTGGATGCcttagaagaaaaaggaaggaaggaggcaggcaTAGATTTGAACCCAGTGTGGGGGCATTTATTAGACTTTGTGATATACCCAGGCTCTATTCCTGCCCTCCGACATAGCCTCCTAATTGCCCACCCAGAGTCTCCTCTTGCTCTATTCAGTCTACCCAGAGATGCCCCTGAGCAcaccttgaaggcagggaccatagGACCCAGGTCCCACCTCATTGTCAGCACCCCTGCCGTGCCGCCACCCCTTAATATATCTGCTTGTCCCATTTAGCTCACTCTCCCAGTCAGCTGTGATCTGAGGGGGAGGGTCCCCAGGGAGCCCCCTTTCCTATCAGAACACTGTTGACTGCTTTGCATTTTTGGttcctctgtaatttttgtaaaataagaagTACACCAGATCCAATAAAACACAATGGCTATGCACAGGCTCTGTCTCTGCCTTTTTGTCTCTCCTACCCCGCACATAACTCACAACCCATAATTCATACAGCCTTTTGGATTCCAGAGAAAATGCTTCCTTTCCTATAGTATGGCCAACCCTTGGCAGGAGATCAAGACACAGGTTCTGGAAGGGTTGGAAACCTACTGGACCTCAGAGAGGCCCCCCGAATCTCCCTCCCACATCCTTAGAggagacaaggaagagaaaggtgaTTGATGTCCTGAAGACTATGCCAAGCAAGCTGTCTTTTGGCTAAACATTCTTACCAGCGGAATCCAGAATTTCTAATTTACAGACATCTTAGTTAATTTCAAAGTGCTTTCTTTTGAGAGGGGAATTCCCTTTAGTTTCTAATGAAAGTTCCTTTGTATAAACATCCCAACCTTGCCTCTAGTATGGAGGTGCATTTGTGTCTGTACTGCAGCCAAGAATGATGGGGGAGCAGATGAAATGGACCCAGGGCAGGTCACCGTGGAGCAGGTGACACAAAGGGTAATAGAAACTTCCTGTGCGGGGTGGGAacctttctttgttctgctccTGTAGATGGGCCGCCAATGGTAAGTTCCTCCCATCCTTTCTCTAGGGCACCATTATGTGCTGATTAAGCTTCACTATCCATAGGAGGGGGATCAGGCCTTCCAACACTGTACATGTTGACAAGGTAAAGGGAAGGGTATGGGTgtacaagaaacaaaaacttaccTCCAGAGTCCATCATTTTGTCATCTGGTTTCACTGCTCACATCATCACACAACTGTCTGCTCCTTAGGTCCTTGGGTTTCTTTGGTCACAACCCCTCTGAAGGATCTAATTAAAGTCGTGGGCCCACTgtctagaagaaaacaacaacaacaacacacttttccatatatttttgtgTCCCTGAAGCCCATCCATGGGCCCTAAGTTAAGAACCTGTGATCTAGTCTACCTCTC
Above is a window of Physeter macrocephalus isolate SW-GA unplaced genomic scaffold, ASM283717v5 random_1541, whole genome shotgun sequence DNA encoding:
- the KCNIP2 gene encoding A-type potassium channel modulatory protein KCNIP2 isoform X5, coding for MRGQGRKESLSDSRDLDGSYDQLTGHPPGPTKKALKQRFLKLLPCCGPQALPSVSETGRVLRFLGDSSLPSALAAPASLRPHRPRPLDPDSVEDEFELSTVCHRPEGLEQLQEQTKFTRKELQVLYRGFKNECPSGIVNEENFKQIYSQFFPQGDSSTYATFLFNAFDTNHDGSVSFEDFVAGLSVILRGTTDDRLNWAFNLYDLNKDGCITKEEMLDIMKSIYDMMGKYTHPALREEAPREHVESFFQKMDRNKDGVVTIEEFIESCQKDENIMRSMQLFDNVI
- the KCNIP2 gene encoding A-type potassium channel modulatory protein KCNIP2 isoform X1 — translated: MRGQGRKESLSDSRDLDGSYDQLTGHPPGPTKKALKQRFLKLLPCCGPQALPSVSETLAAPASLRPHRPRPLDPDSVEDEFELSTVCHRPEGLEQLQEQTKFTRKELQVLYRGFKNECPSGIVNEENFKQIYSQFFPQGDSSTYATFLFNAFDTNHDGSVSFEDFVAGLSVILRGTTDDRLNWAFNLYDLNKDGCITKEEMLDIMKSIYDMMGKYTHPALREEAPREHVESFFQKMDRNKDGVVTIEEFIESCQKVQGPALYISLVWTQGLIQ
- the KCNIP2 gene encoding A-type potassium channel modulatory protein KCNIP2 isoform X2; the protein is MRGQGRKESLSDSRDLDGSYDQLTGHPPGPTKKALKQRFLKLLPCCGPQALPSVSETLAAPASLRPHRPRPLDPDSVEDEFELSTVCHRPEGLEQLQEQTKFTRKELQVLYRGFKNECPSGIVNEENFKQIYSQFFPQGDSSTYATFLFNAFDTNHDGSVSFEDFVAGLSVILRGTTDDRLNWAFNLYDLNKDGCITKEEMLDIMKSIYDMMGKYTHPALREEAPREHVESFFQKMDRNKDGVVTIEEFIESCQKDENIMRSMQLFDNVI
- the KCNIP2 gene encoding A-type potassium channel modulatory protein KCNIP2 isoform X3, producing the protein MRGQGRKESLSDSRDLDGSYDQLTDSVEDEFELSTVCHRPEGLEQLQEQTKFTRKELQVLYRGFKNECPSGIVNEENFKQIYSQFFPQGDSSTYATFLFNAFDTNHDGSVSFEDFVAGLSVILRGTTDDRLNWAFNLYDLNKDGCITKEEMLDIMKSIYDMMGKYTHPALREEAPREHVESFFQKMDRNKDGVVTIEEFIESCQKVQGPALYISLVWTQGLIQ
- the KCNIP2 gene encoding A-type potassium channel modulatory protein KCNIP2 isoform X4 — encoded protein: MRGQGRKESLSDSRDLDGSYDQLTDSVEDEFELSTVCHRPEGLEQLQEQTKFTRKELQVLYRGFKNECPSGIVNEENFKQIYSQFFPQGDSSTYATFLFNAFDTNHDGSVSFEDFVAGLSVILRGTTDDRLNWAFNLYDLNKDGCITKEEMLDIMKSIYDMMGKYTHPALREEAPREHVESFFQKMDRNKDGVVTIEEFIESCQKDENIMRSMQLFDNVI
- the KCNIP2 gene encoding A-type potassium channel modulatory protein KCNIP2 isoform X6, giving the protein MNRCPRRCRSPLGQAARSLYQLVTGSLSPDSVEDEFELSTVCHRPEGLEQLQEQTKFTRKELQVLYRGFKNECPSGIVNEENFKQIYSQFFPQGDSSTYATFLFNAFDTNHDGSVSFEDFVAGLSVILRGTTDDRLNWAFNLYDLNKDGCITKEEMLDIMKSIYDMMGKYTHPALREEAPREHVESFFQKMDRNKDGVVTIEEFIESCQKDENIMRSMQLFDNVI
- the KCNIP2 gene encoding A-type potassium channel modulatory protein KCNIP2 isoform X7; the encoded protein is MNLEGLEMVAVLVVLALFVKVLEQFGLFEPVSLEDSVEDEFELSTVCHRPEGLEQLQEQTKFTRKELQVLYRGFKNECPSGIVNEENFKQIYSQFFPQGDSSTYATFLFNAFDTNHDGSVSFEDFVAGLSVILRGTTDDRLNWAFNLYDLNKDGCITKEEMLDIMKSIYDMMGKYTHPALREEAPREHVESFFQKMDRNKDGVVTIEEFIESCQKDENIMRSMQLFDNVI